The following coding sequences are from one Corticium candelabrum chromosome 20, ooCorCand1.1, whole genome shotgun sequence window:
- the LOC134195825 gene encoding inaD-like protein, whose product MSSTSLASKRNAALILKEEYLDKYAGRFIKTWHKRYFVLAPQSLCYFKVNEDSPTATAAADKKPKDPRGRLFLATITEISLCPSKKREFAFIIRTGMKQKLLLAASSEQQMCEWIDIIKSTREREETEEKTCKFRQSLRRLKADLKRVSLVKEGGSIGCTIKIAGGPVLVNRILPDGPIAQTGVLKPGDQILDIHGKSITGLSMEEVVKVIRDAPTVFIATIRPTTSIQRPPVDPHAKPTSYAVLDYDKMSGVRESRVSNESVGEFNEPGLSSDEHSEEDLLNPDHSQTDTAGIKQSRLETRARHAPDQQSRAGSGSEKALSSKPVYYAELEWGNEGVKEKTTEKE is encoded by the exons ATGTCGTCGACCAGTCTGGCGAGCAAACGCAACGCAGCGCTCATACTCAAAGAGGAATACCTCGACAAATACGCCGGACGCTTCATCAAGACGTGGCACAAACGCTACTTCGTGCTCGCGCCCCAGAGTCTCTGCTATTTCAAGGTAAACGAAGACTCGCCGACCGCCACAGCGGCCGCCGACAAGAAACCCAAGGATCCACGTGGCCGCCTCTTTCTCGCGACAATCACCGAGATATCTCTGTGTCCGAGCAAGAAACGCGAGTTTGCGTTCATTATACGAACGGGAATGAAGCAGAAGTTGTTACTCGCTGCGTCTTCAGAGCAGCAGATGTGTGAGTGGATTGACATTATCAAGAGCACgagagagagggaggagaCTGAGGAGAAGACGTGCAAGTTTAGACAGAGTTTGAGGCGCTTGAAGGCTGATTTGAAGCGCGTGTCGTTGGTGAAGGAAGGAGGGAGTATCGGGTGTACGATTAAGATTGCTGGAGGGCCAGTGTTGGTGAATAGGATCTTGCCTGATGGTCCTATTGCACAGACTGGTGTGTTGAAACCAG GTGACCAGATTCTTGACATCCACGGAAAGAGCATAACAGGACTCTCCATGGAAGAAGTCGTCAAAGTCATTCGAGATGCACCGACCGTCTTCATCGCCACCATCCGACCAACCACCTCAATTCAACGACCTCCCGTCGACCCACACGCCAAACCCACATCGTACGCCGTCCTAGACTATGACAAAATGTCTGGAGTTAGAGAGAGTAGAGTGTCCAATGAATCAGTAGGAGAATTCAACGAGCCTGGACTCTCGAGTGACGAACACAGTGAGGAAGACTTATTGAATCCTGACCATTCACAGACTGATACTGCAGGTATAAAGCAGTCTAGACTAGAAACACGTGCTCGTCATGCTCCGGACCAGCAATCAAGAGCAGGTTCGGGTAGTGAGAAAGCCTTGTCATCTAAGCCAGTCTATTACGCCGAGTTGGAGTGGGGAAATGAAGGTGTGAAAGAAAAAACGACAGAGAAAGAGTAG